In a genomic window of Chrysemys picta bellii isolate R12L10 chromosome 1, ASM1138683v2, whole genome shotgun sequence:
- the LOC103306782 gene encoding olfactory receptor 52P1-like: MAAFNLTPSDPSTFILMGIPGLEAAHIWISIPFSMLFVIGLLGNFMLLFVVSKEQTLHKPMYLLLCMLALTDIGTSTSVVPKALCIFWFNLKGITLGGCLTQMFFLHAVSIMQSAVLVTMAFDRYVAICNPLRYTTILTNARIVKLALVGLIRAVLFILPLPLLLSRHPFCANRIIPHTYCEHMAVVKMSCGDITVNRMYGLVIAFVVLGLDLMLIALSYGLILRAVLRISSKKAHEKALNTCTAHICVMLMSYPPFFFSTLTHRFGQGINPHIQIILANLYFLLPNMLNPIIYGVKNKELREKVVKCTYRMCSLGGH; encoded by the coding sequence ATGGCAGCTTTCAACCTCACCCCTTCTGACCCTTCAACATTCATCTTAATGGGCATCCCTGGGCTAGAAGCTGCTCACAtctggatttccatccctttctctatGTTGTTTGTAATTGGCCTGTTGGGAAATTTCATGCTTCTTTTTGTTGTAAGCAAAGAACAGACCCTGCACAAGCCGATGTACCTGCTACTCTGCATGCTGGCACTTACAGACATTGGCACATCTACCTCCGTCGTGCCAaaggcactgtgtatattttggttcaatttgaaaggcattactctgggtggctgcctcacccagatgttcttccttCATGCAGTTTCTATTATGCAATCAGCCGTCCTCGTGACAATGGCCTTTGATCGCTATGTTGCCATATGTAACCCTCTGAGGTACACCACCATCCTCACCAATGCACGAATAGTTAAGCTAGCGCTAGTGGGTTTGATAAgagctgttctcttcattctgcccctgcccctgctcctgagcaGGCATCCATTCTGTGCCAACCGCATTATCCCCCACACGTACTGTGAGCACATGGCTGTGGTGAAGATGTCATGTGGGGACATCACAGTCAACAGGATGTATGGCTTGGTGATAGCATTTGTAGTTTTAGGGTTAGACCTAATGCTCATTGCCCTGTCCTATGGTCTGATCCTCAGGGCCGTCCTCAGAATCTCCTCCAAGAAAGCCCACGAGAAAGCCCtcaacacctgcacagcccacatctgtgtgatgTTGATGTCTTATCCTCCCTTCTTCTTTTCCACTCTGACACATAGGTTCGGTCAGGGCATCAATCCCCACATTCAAATTATCTTGGCCAACCTCTATTTCCTCCTCCCCAACATGCTGAACCCTATCATTTACGGGGTCAAAAACAAAGAACTTCGTGAGAAAGTGGTCAAATGCACTTACAGAATGTGTTCTCTCGGGGGCCACTGA